The region AAGAAgcataattttaaaaaagtttatGACCACGAGGAATAGTAGACGACGACTCATCTCGTAAAAACACTTGACCGTTTCCCATGAAGATGTAGAATGGGATGAAGTCACAAATGAGTTAAAATTACGATCTATAGAACAAACGCAGCGCCATTTAAAGGgatattttgtaaaaaaatcaaagattccTCCCGCAAAAGGGGTAGCAACATTTGGCACTGACTGTGGCATCGTCGTTCGACACACTCTCATTCTGAAGCATTAATGAACACGGAACGGCATCGAAATGAACGGGACGCAGACGCACGGTCCCTCGCACGCCTCATTGTGACGAcgttcattgttgttgtcccACAGCAGACCTTCGGGGTGGTCGCGCGTTTCACCGTTTCCTCCGCGGTTTGTCAACTACTGTCGGCGGTCAAACGAAACGTGAACCGCGAACTGTCGCGACAAACAGCCCCAAGATAGAGGTGCTTAAATGGTGGACAAGTGTAAACGAGTGCTTGGCGGTGTTTTGCGCGTGCGTTGTTCCGAGGAACAGGTATAgtagtgtgtgtgcgcgttatTAATGCAACCAGAACGATTCTGACGCACGGTAGCTATTTCATTTCTAATATTTCGCAATCATCACCGGACCCTGGAAAACCCCGATGGGACTACCTTGCAATGTCAGTGGATCAGGACGATAGCATAAGCATGTTAATGGTAGCTTATGCTCATATAACGGTGCAAGCGTTGATGCTGTTCACGGTACATGTGTTACGTCTTGCGAGCAGTGCAGAAACCAGAAACAGTGCAGTgaacagtcggtcggtcggtcattcTGAGATCGCTGTCAGCGTCGGAACAAATCCGCACACATGTTTCGCCCCAGCTGATGCGAGAGTCCGTAGCGATGCCAAAGTATGTCATGCCAATAGTACTCCGATGTAGACGGCTCCATCAAGTTGAAAGTTGCAATCAGAGGCCACAGTAGTGGGAGCGGCTTCCCGCTGGCGCATAGAATGTAATCAATCAATTACAAGGCCTTTGTATTGAGACCGAGACGAGTGGTCAAACGAATAGTGTGAGAAAGCTCTTGATCTCTTGATTACAGCACACCATCTTGCTCTTTGGGTTCGTGCACTAGTTTCTCATTGATGGCGATGCAGTAGTTGCTGCTCGGTAGTGTGGCGTTTGCATACGATGCATTCCGTGGGATCGGTGAATGTGAATCGTTTTATCACCTAATAACACTTGTGCCCGAGTGTTTTTAGAGTGTGATGGGGATCATAACTGTGGTGGCCGGTTTTTGATACCGCTAATTGCAATACCGGTATGGTCCGTGTGAAGGTGCACGTGACCTTCAAGGACCACGCACCGCACGCTGGAGTCATTCGCTCCATCCGATAAAAATTGGCCATTTCTCCAATTCTTCTCTTTGTGATAGTGTGAATTATTTAAATACGAGTCTTAAACATAAGGGTAAAAACAGGTTTTAGCACCTCCGCCGCACAGAAGATGACCGCTTTCGAAAAGGCACTGACCGAGACATGATTCGAAACGGCGCAGGATACAATGCAGAAAGGTAGCCGAAAGGCAGACAAAATGCATCCATCTCTTCTGCTTCGCAGTTCTGGCCATTACACCTCGTTACTCAAGGACAGCCGCATTTATCTTGGGATCAGCGAGGCGACTTTCGGAATCTTTTCGATCCTGAAAGCCTCttccagcattccagcgtCTTGATGGAATCATGTTCAATTTGGTGCGAAAAGATTGATAGCTGGTGGTGACACTGGTGGCAGCCAGCACTCTGGGGTTGCGTGTTTGCGGATAGTTACATGTTGGCAAATGTTTACCAACCATTCGAACGGTACACGCTAATCAACGACCAATCATGCGTCTTGAGATGCCACAACTCTATCAGCGTGGCTGCGACAGGTTGTGGGGACTCCACCGATCGAGCATTCGAGCAgaactgcactgcaccacacGAGATCCAAAGCGCTACCAGCGATCGATGATTGATGCCCGATAGGCGATCCCTTCACttagccaaaaaaaaaaacgtcgaaaGAAATGACACCGAGGGGTTTCCCTTGAAGCCAAGGTGATCTTGCTCCTTGAATGCTACAGCCCCTCACAAAATTAACGACCATCTAGGTCAATGCGTTTAGTTGACATTGGCACACCTTTTCGGTTGCCGATTTCAAACAGAGTTCAAAGATCATTTGCAGAACCCACTGCGTGCAGGGAACATTCCCTGCATTCTTCACTACACCCCTCCCCTTGGGCAGGTTGTGCCGGaactctctgctgctgctgctgctgctgctgctgctgctgctagtcgtGGATAATCCGCTGGTGATCTTCAAGGATGCATTGGTTACCGGCTTTATCCGTCGACGTCAACGATTTCCTGTGTTTTCAGCGCCGCACACCGTGCTCATCAATATTAGCCGCGCATATCTGGTCAAGTGTTTGTGGTTCCACTTAACGGTCGCGAGTTTCGGTTAGATTAGCATTCGGCGCCGTTCGGTCAGTGGTGACCGCGCAGTGATTCGTCGTTTTCACCGGTGACTGGCATCGATGGGGGCTTTAGCACGCCAGGGACAACGGCTGATGAATTTTACCGCCGCCAGTGGTGACATTAGGCGACCATGACCTTGCACTCCCGCCCTTCTCCATCCATACCGAGTCCAATCCGAACCAACCTCGTGGCCCAACAATTAATCCCTCGCGTCACTTTTGCTTTCGAGCGACCGAATTTGTTTAGCGGTGAGGCGAACATTCTGTGAGTgatcgagtgttttttttcttcttctgcgatTTGCAGTCCTTATATTCTCGAATGCTCTAAAAACCGGGCTGAGAATCATTATGATGCGCATGGGTTGATTTTCCAGAAAGATCCACCAAAACCGGTCCATTGACCATTAGCAAGCGCGAGCCTAATCGAGTTCTAATCCATGCCTTCGGTGATCATTCCGGGGGTGGCTGAAGATTGGTGGCGGTGTTCGTTGTTATTCCATCTTATTAGCCGAGCCAGagattccgttcgttcgatcgatcgatcgaatggtgaCCTGCTGCTAGATCGTGGCCGTAAGCAACGTGGATGAGTTTCACTTTCGGAGCGGATCCGGCATTGGTAGAACCTTCATATGGCTCGTAACACGGACACGAGAttaggggaaaaaaagaagcataaatcgTGATAGATAGCGTAAGCATAGCGTGACGTTAGATTAGTGTTACAATTTCTGATGTTTCTCGTGAAGAGAGAACCGGCGATTGGCGTCATAGATTTACTCGCCTCTCATCGCCACACAGTTTTGGCGAAAAGATTCCGTTTCAGTGCTTCCAATTACACTTCCAACCATCGTCGAATGATGGCGTGAAAGTCGAGTTTTTCGGGTCAGGTATTTCACAGCAATGAGCACAAGGCAGGGTTGGCAGTTTGCGGTCAGTCACGCTCACTCACCATGACGTAGAGCACTCACCCCAAGAATAAAGTGTTAGCGTAAAAGTAATCTTACTAACGTAACTGTAACGAGCTCCAGTGCCTACGGATTCAAATTAAGGCTCGAAGAAAAGCATCCAGCCATGGTTATAAATAGCTGCAATCAGCACTCCAACGGTTtgaccagtttttttttcgccagaCCATAAGATAGTACCACCACACGGTTCAACAGCATTGGCGTACTATCGGTGGGTGAGTAATCGTCTCATCGTGCGATTGCGTGCCTAAAgaataacgacgacgacatcaacGAGGGGCGATGGAGTCGAgatggatttgttttaattgcaGGCCCATTGTCAAAGCGCTTGATCTCCCGGTCACTCgcaccagtggtggtgctgctggtgggaaaCTATGCTTCTGCGTCGCCACGAACGACCGCGGACGCGAACAGTTATTAGCGATGGCACCGTAAGTTCACTCAAGCCATAAGTCCCGGCGACCCTCCCCGTGCCTCAGGGTCGTCAAGCATGGCTACACACGGAGCACCGAGCCGAAAAGAGGATGGGAACAGCCTGCAGCTCGTTGGGAGGCTGCTGCAACGCAGACGCTCAAGGGCCATCGTTGAAATCGTCTTTTTCGGCGGCCACGCTGGAATTCGCGGCCGGCACACGAATGAATAACGCGCGCTGTCTGGCCGAGAATTAATTAACGCTGGTCTGGCAATGAAATATTTTAGTAAGGCCCTAGCGACGGCTGGAAGCGTTTACTACGTTTCACAGTGACGTAAGAGTCAGGCTCGGACTGTAGTAGGAGTTCGGCAACAATGGAAGAAAACTCTAACGATGGGCTCATTAAAGTTGAGTGAGTGTGCAATGGGTGGACTGATAAGATCCGCTGCTCTGTGTAGTGCAACGCTGTAAATTGCATTCATCATCGTGCGTAATAGTATCGTGTGTCTATCAGAGGCGTGTCTTGTTTATGCGTTTCCGGTTAAATGCAATGATTTgtagtgatgatgataacacGTTGTATTCTCTCTCATTTGTGTTACTCGTGTACAGATTTATGTTCCTGCAGTGTGTCcgtcgagtgtgtgcgtttaaCAGTGATGAGAGCTTAGAGTCTGTTCTAGGGTGCACCAACATCCAAACGTACGATGGCAATATTTAATTAACCCAAATTGAGTTTGTGGACAACGATTCCATCCATACTGACGAGTGATAGTTGTCTGTTTTGCGTTGCATTGCGTTTGCTCAGTGTTGGTTAGTGGTTGGTTCGTACAGAACGCGTGTCTCCTGTCAACGCAAGAGGAATTGTGATAAGCGAGCCAGACAAATTGCTGTAATCGTTCGTGCGAACAGTGTGTACCACTCTAACCGGAAGCCGCGTTCAGTGCAGCACGATCGACTTCTAGTGGTTCTCAGTCAGTATGGCACAGGAAGTTGATTTGGCGGATGAACCTGTGGCTACGGCGTATGCTGATGATTCCTTGGAACCACAACCGGCAACGAAAACTGCAATCACCAATGGCCACTACATTGGGAATAAGCATCGAACGCACAGTGAGGAGTTACTGCATAGCAGCGCAAATCAGCCGGCCGACGATGAACCGATTCCGTCGCGAATGAGCTTCATGGGACGTCTGTCGTACCATGTGTCGCTATTGATTGGAACGTTTTTTTACCGGTAAGTATGCGGGATGAAGAGATCCACCGTATTTATAGGCCTTAATTTATGCACGATCGTTGGCAGTAAAACCGGTATCCTTTGTGGGGGTCGAACGTTTGAACTTTTCTCGTATCCTTGACAGTGAATTTCGCCATTTGATATCGGTCGTGAACTGTCTACGGTGTTTACCGTGTGGCTAGCAGGAAGCGGCAGAAATTGTGTTTTCATCGAATCGTTCCGTGGAGGATAGGCGATGGGTTCaatcgtgatgctgctgttatgAGAGGCTGTCAAACAAGTTTCACGCTACAAGTTCAGCCGTGGTCGGCCTAACGTTGCGAATTTTAGCGGAACTGAATTGAAAATTAGCGATCGCTTAAAAAGCTTCCGGGGATATTCTGCTAAAAACTGGATTTAAATTGTTTGTCCACGAGCGAGATGAGAATTGATATGGCTTCGAGAACATTAGCTGGTTTCGGATTTTCCGATGCCAACACTTTCCTGAAGAGCTTCATATTCGCCATCTATTCGCCGCAGATAAGAAATTAAGTAGATGCACACTGCATCAGCCCCAATCTACGCAGTCGAACTGTACTGTCGATTGGTTGATTAGGTGTCGTTTGTTTTATCGCGTctagcaaccgaaccgaagcttCATGTCACCCGGAGTACCTCAAGTTTTGGCGCGTTGTACCAGGTCTggcgtttttgtttcgatAGCAAACCAACGCGACAACCAAATTCATGCATGCGGGGTCGAGGCATTGTTATTCGGTATTCAACGCCGATGAAACTTGGAATGATTTAATCGAGCAATTGATAAGAGTAAGCCCGCAGTCTAGCTGTTGATGATATGCTTTTCAAGGTTGGCAAACGTAGCTGTGAGTTAGCAATTTGATAACAGAGATAAGTCGAAGGAATGTACATGTTACCATTGGGCCGGCACAACTATCTCTGCTCGATCGGAATCCACAATCCGATGCgtggtttatgattttttcCATGTAGCTTTGGagcaaaggttttttttatttcttgcCGGGTTGCACTAGGCACGTGATGACTGTCTGGAGTCAAtcgattttttcttctgtgcTAATAACTAGACGGCTTTATCGCCACTTGGGTACGCAAGTGATGTATCAATGTTCCAAAGTGCAATTGGCGATTGTATTGATTTTTGTGTGGGTTATCAAGTTTATCGGAAACAAATACTCATTCCGATGGACATGAACACCTCCCCCCGAGATCCTGTAGCATATGTCACCCGATCTATGGCCCTTTGCTTCGGTACATTGGTCGAGTTGGCGCAGCAAGTGCGAGTTAGAAGCACCGATCCATCAACAGCCGAATCATTTCGCTTATCGCCGGTGTTCAAGGGATTCTATACATCCGTCCATAGTTTGTATGCGGTTAAATCGGGCCCAATGACAGTGGAAATGGCTCAACATGAATCGCTCCGCGCCTCTGCGCTTCCTGTAAAGTTTTGTAATCCATCACACGGCGGTGCGAGCGAATTCCGATCCGGTTTTGGACACATGTCGTTACACGGAATagtagatgatgatgcacgTGAATAGAGATCGCGGTCAAATGGCGTGATCCGTGGCATCTTGGTTTGATTGTTGCCCAAGACCAAGCTAGCAacgccaaacaacaaaccggcaCACGCGACGCACGTGCTCGCTACCGCTATGGCTGGTAGCAGTGTCcggtgtttcgctttcgttcgtgAAAAGTAAAAGTGTCAACTGCTACCACTCGTTCCCCCTCTGTCGTGTCCAGCTGAAAGGCAGCGGCATTGTACGTTTGCATAATGGTTTGCTGGTGTGACTTTTCTCAACCACCTAGCAAGTGGAACCTTCAtgtcttccctttttggtttATGGCCGTGCTTCCTCTTACCTTGACCGCGAATTTGGTCTCCGCACGAACAGCTTAAATAATGCGAATGCCTTTCACGATGAAGATGGAAGGTTGATTTTATAGTTTTGGCAGATTTCATTCTATCGTTTCAATGGTTTGTTTAAGTCATTTCAAACATATTTTAGGGCTCCTAATAATAATCTGCCATTCCCATCTGCCagtaaatttcaataaaaataccACGTGACAAAACACTGTTTTATTTTGGTAAAATTGCCAAAAGAAATATGATCCTTGCATGTTCATCTTGTGATTGCTGTCTAGTGCGTAGCCTCGTATTGCAGACTCTATCGCTCTATGGGATGGCACAAAGATTACTTTCAACCGTCGTGGGAACTTTTTTTGATTATGTAACAACGTCATCTACCTTTTAAAGCAACAGAAATTACATACGGAAATGATAATGGCATTATTGCTACTGCACGTGGCAAATACTTTGGCCATTCCTTGACAAACCGACTCGAAAAATAAAGCATAATTGATGGAAAGTAAAACAATCATGTTTTTTGTCTACGACtgtttttgattgtttcatGCTTGTGCGCTCACTGATAACGCAATGGATCCCAATGAAATGAAGAGGTGCAATGTtaccaaaaaacaaccaaaataATTGATATAATGTGCGAATGTTTGGCAAGCCTCGATGCCACACGTGGAGATAATGCTAATGTACAAATGTACGAATTTTTTGCCAATCCTTCAGTGCATTAGAGCTGATAGCTAGATGATGAAGTACTGTGCCGTCATTTCAGAGTAAAGGTCATAACCAAGAACTCCCCTATCGCCTACGGTCTGTCTCGATTCAAAGCAAGGTGTTTGTTTGGGtttaataaaattcaaatcacatTTTTGCCAGGCAACAAAAATGCCATGCTTCAAATATAGCCCGATACTCGCTGACCGTGTTCCCTTAGCtcattttgtggttttctaGATTTGGTGCATCGACTACCGCATCACATTATGAAAttatccctttttctctttacCATTTCCAGCCTCGGTTATTGGATCAGTAACAATGCGTGGAAAACCATCGGCctctgctggttgctggtgggcCTATGCAGCATTGGTTTCGTACGGTTTCACAAGGAAAAAAGCCCGATGAAGTTGTGGATTCCGCTGGGATCCAAGTTCCAGCATGACACCAACTGGATGATAGAGCACTTCCAGGAAGGCAACCGAATAGAAACGGTTATGATCACCGCACCGGATGTGCTAGTGCCGGAAGTGTTGCAAACGGTAGGTCTCGGTGTTTCGGTTCGGCTGGGTTGTGGTCGACatgatgccttttttttaatttttacctTTCCACAGCTAGCAACCATCACCGAGGAGATTGAGAGTTTCAAATTTAAGAACAGCAAAGGAGAAACACATGGCTGGACGGACGTGTGCCATAAGTAAGTGATTGGCAGGAAATGTGACTTGGATTCGTGCTTTTCAAATTGTCCTTTTCCCCAGAGTACCATTGATTGCGGCCTACACGGGTGATTCCGATGGTGGTAGTGCGATGATCGCGTCCGCTATCGATATTCCTTCATTCCTGTTCTGTCCAATCttggaaaagttggaaaaggGATGCTACGGGAGTAGTTTGCTGGAGCTGTGGAAGTACGATCGTGAAAAGATTAACACGCTGACGAAGGAGGAGATCGTGGATCGTCTAAACAAAACGTTTGTCAGCCCCGTGACGGGCCACACGGTAGAGTTTTCCGCCCTGTTGGGTGATGTGCAGCGCGACTGGAGTGGTCGTATCGTGTCGGCGGGCTCTCTGGTGACCCACTGGTATGTGCATGTTAATTTCACGGAGGTAAACGCGGATGTAAGCGGTAACGCAGCTGGAACCGAGGACTGGGTCACTGAGAATGCCGCCCTTTGGGAGGAAACATTCTTGAAGATTGCCGCCAAAGCGAAACGCGAGCATTCGACGAACGAAACCGATATCTACTACGCTGCTGGCCGAAGGTGAGGTTTGCTTTGCTGATCATGAATGTGGGCTATCGAAGTGTACTCATTTGAAATTCTTCTGTTGACAGCTATGGAGATATCAGTGAGGAGTCCATGTTCAAGGATATGGATAAGTTGGTCTACGGGGGTATCATTATGTTCATCTACATGCAGCTTGTGCTGTCGAAGTTTAGCTGGACCGAGTTTAGGGTAAGTAGATGCACGATAAATTTGACTTGAAGCTCTATTGTTTTGAATATCTGCCTCATATTTCAGGTAATCCTTGGTTCGGTCGGATTGATGAGCGTTGGAATGGGATTCATCGCGGGCTGTGGCTTGGTAGCGGCCAGCGGTGTATCGTACGGACCTGTACACACTTCACTGCCATTCCTGTTGATGGGTCTCGGTGTGGACGATATGTTTGTTATGATGGCATGCTACCGGAAAGTGCGGAAGGCCAATCCAGATTTGCTACTGCCGGAACGTATGGGacttatgctgcagcatgctGGTGCCTCAATCACCGTTACCTCTCTCACCGATATAGTTGCCTTTGTGGTTGGTTCGATCACCGTCATACCCTCGCTACAATCATTTTGCATCTACGCTGCGGCCGGCGTCTTCAtgatgttcttcttcgtcatcaCCTTCTTTGTGGCGATCTTTACGCTGGATGAAATTCGCATCGCTAGTCGCCGGAATGCCTTCCTGTTGTGGGTGGTTCACGATGAAAAGTCCACGGGGCTATGGTGCGAGTACAATCTAATGCACCGGTTTATCAACACCCTGTACTCCAAGGTACTGCTTACGACCGCCGGTAAATCCGTCATCATACTTGCGGTGGTTCTCATGACTAGCGTCAACATTCACAATCTGCTGCAGTTGCGTCAAAAATTCGATCCCAATTGGTTCATACCGGAAGAGACGTACTACAACCAGTTTGTGGTGAAAACGCACGAGCACTATccaaacgttggttttgaagCGTTGCTACTGTTCGGAAGGCTTAATTATACCGCAGAACTGCCCAAGTTGCTCGAAATCTCTCAGCAGCTAGAGAACCGTACCGATATACTACACAGTGTCAGCTCGTGGGTTGATGCCTTCGGGGAGTTTGTGAGTAAGCGATACAAAAAGGACATCGCGGTGGATGTGCTCAGTGATAGTGACTTCCGCAACTATCTGTCCAAGTTCCTATTCAGTTACGAAGGAGGTCGGTTTCAGATGAACATCAAGTTTGCCGGCAAACTCAAGTGCGGAAAGCCTACGCCGAACATCACGGTCACAACGATGGACTTTAAGTTTAAGCCGTTCAAGGAGCGCGAAGAATACATTCCAGCGAAATACGCCGTTGAGGGGATTCTGGAGAGAAGCAATATCAGCACCGGTGATCAGTTCCGGACGCTGTGGGCGAAAATATTCGGAAACTGGGTAACGGACGAGATCATCGACACGGAAATCTATCGCAACATTGCGCTGGCCCTGGTCGGGGTGATGTTCTGTTCGGTGGTGCTGATTGTGAACCTGCAAATTTGCTTCTGGATATTCATCTGCGTTCTGCTCACCCTCGTCAATGTGGGCGGACTGATGCAAGTGTGGGGTCTGACGCTGGATCTAGTTTCGTGCATAGCACTTCAGCTGGCCGTCGGTTTGTGCGTCGATTATGCCGCTCACATTGGGCACACCTTCCTGACGATCAACAAAGGTGATAGAAATTCGCGGAGTCTGGAAACGGTGCTACACATCGGTGCGGCCGTTTTCTACGGTGGCGGTTCAACGATCCTTTCGCTATCGATTTTGTCCGGTTCGCAGGCGTACACGTATAGGACGTTTTTCAAGATTTTCCTACTAGTGATTGCGTACGGACTGTTTCACGGCACAATTTTGCTCCCAGTGATACTAAGCTTGATAGGGCCAGCGCCGTACAGCGGATCCTTGCATAGCCTCAAcacgatcaacaacaatcccAGTCCCTCTAAGAAAGCATGTCCGGATGGGACGGAAATGATTTCGTTTATAGGAGAGCAACCGTACAAATGAAGTGACCCTCGTCCCTAGGACTGCTGAAAGAGAAATGCTCACAAAAGAGACGAACATAACGCACGAGAGCTTAAATTAAACGTTAGCAGTTCATGACGCCGTATCCATAGCCGGATAGCAGCGATGTTTGCGAAGATTTTGAAGCATCAATTGTGATTGGTCGTGTGCCTTGCGATGGGGCGATCACTAAATAAGATTTTTACTTATAGTGTacaaagaatgcaaaaaataaataaatttaagaACCGCGGTTTCTGGTAattcaattatgctgctgcatagTGAGAAAAGGGTCTTGGTCGTTGCTCGGTGAAAGAAAAAGCCGTTTTTGAGGGAAAGTCGTTTGTTTTCAAGTTGCTTGCAAGTTGCGTGCAAGTTGCGTGCATTTCGTTTAAAAagacaacataaaacatgatttttgtAAGCATATTTGGAGTACGCAAGAGCCCGAGTTTTGATCATGGATCCACTTCATTTTGCCCTCCAGGTTTAGTCCGGATCGGTTTATTACGCTTATCTTGTAATGAAGAGGGGAAAACCGCAGGTCACCGTCTTCCAAaaccgagaaacaaaaaacgacaaaattccCAGATTCTGTCCTCACTTGCAAGGGGTATGAAGAGCCGGTTGATTTGAAGTTATTAG is a window of Anopheles aquasalis chromosome 2, idAnoAquaMG_Q_19, whole genome shotgun sequence DNA encoding:
- the LOC126568933 gene encoding NPC1-like intracellular cholesterol transporter 1, with protein sequence MAQEVDLADEPVATAYADDSLEPQPATKTAITNGHYIGNKHRTHSEELLHSSANQPADDEPIPSRMSFMGRLSYHVSLLIGTFFYRLGYWISNNAWKTIGLCWLLVGLCSIGFVRFHKEKSPMKLWIPLGSKFQHDTNWMIEHFQEGNRIETVMITAPDVLVPEVLQTLATITEEIESFKFKNSKGETHGWTDVCHKVPLIAAYTGDSDGGSAMIASAIDIPSFLFCPILEKLEKGCYGSSLLELWKYDREKINTLTKEEIVDRLNKTFVSPVTGHTVEFSALLGDVQRDWSGRIVSAGSLVTHWYVHVNFTEVNADVSGNAAGTEDWVTENAALWEETFLKIAAKAKREHSTNETDIYYAAGRSYGDISEESMFKDMDKLVYGGIIMFIYMQLVLSKFSWTEFRVILGSVGLMSVGMGFIAGCGLVAASGVSYGPVHTSLPFLLMGLGVDDMFVMMACYRKVRKANPDLLLPERMGLMLQHAGASITVTSLTDIVAFVVGSITVIPSLQSFCIYAAAGVFMMFFFVITFFVAIFTLDEIRIASRRNAFLLWVVHDEKSTGLWCEYNLMHRFINTLYSKVLLTTAGKSVIILAVVLMTSVNIHNLLQLRQKFDPNWFIPEETYYNQFVVKTHEHYPNVGFEALLLFGRLNYTAELPKLLEISQQLENRTDILHSVSSWVDAFGEFVSKRYKKDIAVDVLSDSDFRNYLSKFLFSYEGGRFQMNIKFAGKLKCGKPTPNITVTTMDFKFKPFKEREEYIPAKYAVEGILERSNISTGDQFRTLWAKIFGNWVTDEIIDTEIYRNIALALVGVMFCSVVLIVNLQICFWIFICVLLTLVNVGGLMQVWGLTLDLVSCIALQLAVGLCVDYAAHIGHTFLTINKGDRNSRSLETVLHIGAAVFYGGGSTILSLSILSGSQAYTYRTFFKIFLLVIAYGLFHGTILLPVILSLIGPAPYSGSLHSLNTINNNPSPSKKACPDGTEMISFIGEQPYK